The window ATGAATAAGATTTATTATGAAAAAACTTATCTAAAAACTTAAAAAAGTGCTGTTTATTCGTAGTTTTGAAGAGACCTTCATTAGGTTCAAAAAATTCAAAGAGGGGATTGCCATTGTTGTATTTAACGACTATTCCCATAGAGTGGGTATTACTACTCATATTTCCAATAATATTTTTTTTATTTTCCAGGCTGTGGTCAATGTGTTTTTTTAAACTTTTTGAGGTGAATTTTATATTATCATCAATAAGTTCAATTGAATCGTAATTTATGCTATTAAGGTTTTCAGCTTGCATGAATCTATTTTTTGTAAGATCTAGGTAATAATTCTTTATTAAAGAAAAAAACATAAAAAACAAACCGGTATCTATCTCATTTCTCTCATTGAAACAAAAGTCTTGGATATTCTTAACTAACTGATAATATTTATTATTATCTACTTTATCATCAGTAGGGTTAAGAGTATCTTGATAAAGTTTATTAGTGAACTCATATAGTTCAAAATATGCCTCTGCTTCATCTTCCTTAACTGACGATATATTGATCTTAAATAATCTATTGATGTACTCATGAACACTCTCATGTGAGTGTTTTCTTGACCTGTTGAATTCAGAGATAATATTATTGATAAAATAAGCTATTTGGTAGTGCTTCTGAATATTGTAAGCTTTATTGAAATTTTGGTTTAATACAGCTTTGCTATGTTTTTTTAACGATTTGTAATAGGACGGCCTTAAGTAATTAAGTGGGTTTTTCTGCGTGATATTTTTATAGGCTTTATAGGTTTCTGTGATGTACGTTTCTTCTTGTCCTGCATGAGCATAATATAAAAATGCATTCGTTAATCCGTAACATATGCCTTTTTTGAAGCTATTCACGTTATTAACTCCCACTATTTTTCTAGTGAAAATATTTTTATGCGTATCTTTGTAATAATCGATAATATTAGCTTGATCAAATTTTATTGGGTATGCGGTAGCACCTAACATATCAATCTCCATGTTATTAATGTCTTAAGTGCCTTTATTATTGTTATTTATAGTAATTAGTCTTGCAATTTTCAGCAGTTATAAGAAGGGCGCTTAAACAGAATGCAGATTTTGGCCAATAAAAAAGTCAGCCAATGTTATTTGGCTGACTTGCGTATTAAAATAAAAAGACTATTTGATATTAAGCGTTTTCATTTTGTACGGCTTGGATAGCAGTCAGTGCAACGGTATAAACAATATCATCCACCAGCGCACCGCGAGACAGATCGTTAACTGGTTTACGCATACCTTGCAGCATTGGACCAATAGAAACAAGGTCAGCTGAACGCTGAACAGCTTTATAGGTGGTATTACCGGTGTTCAGATCTGGGAAGATGAACACCGTTGCTTTACCTGCAACAGGCGAATTTGGTGCTTTTGATTTAGCCACATCAGCCATTACAGCGGCGTCATATTGTAATGGACCGTCGATCATTAAATCAGGACGTTTTTCTTGTGCTAAACGTGTTGCTTCACGCACTTTCTCAACATCACTACCCGCACCTGAATTACCGGTTGAGTAAGAGATCATCGCAACGCGTGGTTCGATACCAAATGCTTTGGCTGAATCCGCTGACTGGATAGCAATCTCAGACAGCTGTTCTGCGGTTGGGTCTGGGTTAATCGCACAGTCACCATAAACAAAGACTTGCTCAGGTAACAGCATAAAGAATACCGATGAGACTAATGAGCTACCAGGTGCTGTTTTGATCAGCTGTAGCGGTGGACGGATAGTATTCGCTGTGGTGTGAACTGCACCAGAAACGAGGCCATCAACTTCGCCTTTTTCTAGCATCAGTGTGCCCAATACAACGTTATCTTCGAGTTGCTCACGAGCAACAACTTCAGTCATCCCTTTGTTCTTACGTAGTTCAACCAAACGAGCAACGTAATTTTCACGGACTTTAACAGGATCAACAATCTCAATACCTGTACCTAATTCAATACCTTGAGCAGCCGCTACACGGCGAATATCTTCTGGGTTACCTAGCAGAACACAAGTTGCGATACCGCGTTCAGCACAGATAGAAGCCGCTTTAACAGTACGTGGTTCATCACCTTCAGGTAGAACGATACGTTTACCTGCTTTACGTGCAAGCTCAGTTAATTGATAGCGGAATGCAGGCGGAGACAGGCGGTTAGGGCGCTCAGAATCAGCGACCAGAGACTCAATCCATTCGCTGCTAATGTGGCGAGCGACGTAGTTTTGAATTTTTTCGATACGCTCATGGTCATCGGCAGGGACTTCTAAGCTGAAGCTTTGTAGGTTCAGTGACGTCTGCCAAGTGTTGCTTTTGACCATGAATACCGGTAAGCCAGTTTCAAATGCTTGCTCACAAAGTTGACGAATAGGTTCGTCGATTTGATAACCACCAGTTAATAGGATCGCACCAATTTCTACGCCATTCATCGCAGCCAAAGACGCTGATACGAGAACATCTGGGCGATCTGCTGAGGTAACGAGCAGTGAGCCTGGGCGGAAATGCTCAAGCATATGAGGAATACTACGGGCACAGAAAGTGACTGATTTCACTCGACGAGTTGTAATTTCACCTTCGTTAACAACTTCAGCATTCAAATGTTTTGCCATATCGATGGCACGAGTCGCAATCAGGTCAAAGTTCCAAGGAATAGAAGCCAAAACCGGTAGGGTTAAGCACTCTAAATCTTTAGGCGTGATATTCGCGACAGTTGCTTTCGTTGAATCATCAAAGATTTCAGAAAGGTCAGGGCGAGTACGGCCTTGTTCATCGACAGGGGCATTCACTTTATTGACAATCACACCAATAATGTTTTTATTGCGTTGACCACCAAATTCGTTACGTACTAACTCAAGACGCTCTTTCATCTGAGTAATATTGCTATTACCTGGCGCTGTGACAAATACAATTTCAGCTCCCAGTGTTTTCGCAATTTCATAGTTTAGTGATTGTGCAAAAGAGTGTTTGCGGGTCGGCACTAAACCTTCAATTAAGACCACTTCAGCATTTTTAGTTTGCTCATGATAACGCGCAACAATCTCTTCCATCAGAATGTCTTTTTTTGAAGAGGTCAATAATGACTCAACATATTCCATTTTTAATGGTTCGACGATGGTAGTAAGACTGGAATGAGAGCGTAAAACTTCAGTGGTTTGATCTTTGTTACCAGAAATGCGTGGCTGAGCGATAGGTTTAAACACGCTCAACTGGACACCTTTTTGTTCCATTGAACGAACGACACCTAAGCTGACGCTAGTCAAACCAACGCTAGTGCCGGTAGGAATTAACATAATTGTACGAGACACGGGAACCTCTTTATCGGTTACTCTAATAAACAACAGTATTATAAAGTAGTACCGCCAGCGGGTTAGGCTGGCGGTATGGGATCTTAAGCTGTTAAACGAGCAGAATCTTGGGCAATTACGAGCTCTTCGTTGGTTGGAATAACCAGAGCTGGTCGGCTGTTATCAGTGGTGATTAAGCCTTCTTTACCGAAGCGTGCTGCTAAGTTACGTTCATGATCATACTCGAATCCAAGTAGCGCTAATTTTTTCAGTGTTAATTCACGTACTTGTGCTGAGTTTTCACCGATGCCACCAGTAAAGATAATTGCATCAAGGCGACCTTCCATCAGTGCGCTATAAGCACCGACATATTTCGCTAGGCGGTGACAGAAAACATCCATTGCACGTTTTGCGTCTGCTTTAGTTTCGTAGTTATCTTCAACATAACGGCAATCGCTGGTGACCCCCGTTAAGCCCAAAAGGCCAGACTCTTTAGTCAGCATTTTGTTAATTTGATCGACACTCATGCCTAATGAGTCATGCAGATGGAAAATGATAGCAGGATCGATATCACCGCTACGCGTTCCCATAACTAAGCCTTCTAATGGTGTTAGCCCCATAGAAGTATCTACACATTGACCATTAACAATCGCAGTGACTGAACCGCCATTACCTAAATGGCAAGTGATAACGTTAAGTTCTTCAACAGGTTTGTTGAGTTTTTTAGCCGCTTCACGTGACACATAGTAGTGACTCGTGCCGTGAGCGCCATAACGACGGATGCTATGCTCTTCATATAATTCATATGGCAGTGCATAGAGGTAAGCTTCTTCAGGCATTGTTTGGTGGAACGCCGTATCGAAAACCGCGACGTTTTTATTCACTAATTCAGGGAATGCCTTTTTCGCTTCCTCGATACCAATCAAGTGAGCTGGGTTATGCAAAGGTGCAAATGGAATGGCTGCTTTAATACCTTCAACAACTTCATCAGTAATTAACACAGAAGAAGTGAATTTTTCGCCGCCGTGAACAATACGATGGCCAATAGATGAAATTTGAGCAGACAGTTCAGGTTTTGCTGCAAGAATCGTGTTAACAATGAAATTTAGCGCTTCACTGTGTGCAGCACCTGCACCTAATTCCGCTTCATGCTTAGCGCCATCCATTTTCCATTTAATACGGGCTTCCGGCAAATTAAAGCACTCAGCTAATCCAGATAAATATTCATCGCCATTAGTTGGATCGATGATGGCGAATTTCAGTGAGGAGCTACCGCAGTTTAGAACCAGTACCAGCTTACTTGACATGGAAATACCTATCGTTAATTGTTGTTGTGAAGCCTTTAATTAGCAGACTGCATAAAAAGACTTTGTAAAAAATTATGAGCAGCTAGTAGAGCCTAGCGCATTTAACACCTGATATTTCATGATTGATATCATGATAATGATGAATACATAAAGATATCGATGTCTAATTAAGGGGTTAAAAGGCGATGTTGTTATGGTGCTAAGTTTTCTTGAGTTAACTTAACGCCAGGTGTTGAAATAATACGCAAAAACCCCAATCTATATCAAAGCTGTCGATGAATAAAAGCCAAATATTAGCTACAAAAATTCTCCAGCAATGCTAAACGCGGCAATTCTACTAAAAATATTTTATATTTTGTACGTTTTTTTTAGAAATAACCGCTTTGATTGATTAAAATCATAAGCATCGTGAAAAATACGCATTTTATGCAAATTTACCTATCAATCAGAATAGCTGATTTCGCCGAAAATGGTCATGTTT of the Providencia stuartii genome contains:
- the ackA gene encoding acetate kinase, with translation MSSKLVLVLNCGSSSLKFAIIDPTNGDEYLSGLAECFNLPEARIKWKMDGAKHEAELGAGAAHSEALNFIVNTILAAKPELSAQISSIGHRIVHGGEKFTSSVLITDEVVEGIKAAIPFAPLHNPAHLIGIEEAKKAFPELVNKNVAVFDTAFHQTMPEEAYLYALPYELYEEHSIRRYGAHGTSHYYVSREAAKKLNKPVEELNVITCHLGNGGSVTAIVNGQCVDTSMGLTPLEGLVMGTRSGDIDPAIIFHLHDSLGMSVDQINKMLTKESGLLGLTGVTSDCRYVEDNYETKADAKRAMDVFCHRLAKYVGAYSALMEGRLDAIIFTGGIGENSAQVRELTLKKLALLGFEYDHERNLAARFGKEGLITTDNSRPALVIPTNEELVIAQDSARLTA
- the pta gene encoding phosphate acetyltransferase, with protein sequence MSRTIMLIPTGTSVGLTSVSLGVVRSMEQKGVQLSVFKPIAQPRISGNKDQTTEVLRSHSSLTTIVEPLKMEYVESLLTSSKKDILMEEIVARYHEQTKNAEVVLIEGLVPTRKHSFAQSLNYEIAKTLGAEIVFVTAPGNSNITQMKERLELVRNEFGGQRNKNIIGVIVNKVNAPVDEQGRTRPDLSEIFDDSTKATVANITPKDLECLTLPVLASIPWNFDLIATRAIDMAKHLNAEVVNEGEITTRRVKSVTFCARSIPHMLEHFRPGSLLVTSADRPDVLVSASLAAMNGVEIGAILLTGGYQIDEPIRQLCEQAFETGLPVFMVKSNTWQTSLNLQSFSLEVPADDHERIEKIQNYVARHISSEWIESLVADSERPNRLSPPAFRYQLTELARKAGKRIVLPEGDEPRTVKAASICAERGIATCVLLGNPEDIRRVAAAQGIELGTGIEIVDPVKVRENYVARLVELRKNKGMTEVVAREQLEDNVVLGTLMLEKGEVDGLVSGAVHTTANTIRPPLQLIKTAPGSSLVSSVFFMLLPEQVFVYGDCAINPDPTAEQLSEIAIQSADSAKAFGIEPRVAMISYSTGNSGAGSDVEKVREATRLAQEKRPDLMIDGPLQYDAAVMADVAKSKAPNSPVAGKATVFIFPDLNTGNTTYKAVQRSADLVSIGPMLQGMRKPVNDLSRGALVDDIVYTVALTAIQAVQNENA